One segment of Cinclus cinclus chromosome 30, bCinCin1.1, whole genome shotgun sequence DNA contains the following:
- the AGAP2 gene encoding arf-GAP with GTPase, ANK repeat and PH domain-containing protein 2 encodes MGAPRERREVLAAIRAEVARHEGAKGHLNRLVRLVETVPEPQLRGSLGSALRALREALVNSQEWTLGRSIPEIRLGVLGSSKSGKSALVHRFLTGSYVGLEPTESGQFKREVTVDGQSHLLLIREEAGTPDAQFASWADAVIFVFSLESESSFEEVAQLHALLSDLRGTSDVALALVGTQDKISSSSPRVVEDTRARALCGDMRRCLYYETCATYGLNVDRVFTEVAQKAVALKKQQQMMASCKSLPSSPSHSAASTPVGGVHPGQTSNGGHTSDYSSSLPSTPNVSHRELRSETPAPLGTPSSLHRGAKRRTSLFATRRGSDSEKRSLDSRGEVAGSGRAIPIKQSFLLKRSGNSLNKEWKKKYVTLSSNGLLFYHPSINDYIHSTHGKEMDLLRTTVKVPGKRPPRAISACGPSASINGLLRDPEPGAGVPSVGLSLPPEPGLKVVGKGSLQRCASASGAKLASESPLSFEAVSSPGSAGRDPPPSPLVDRKKHRRKKLMTPSKTEGSGGQAEAKRKMWKLKSFGSLRNIYKTEEENFEFLIVSSTGQTWHFEAGSFEERDAWVQAIESQILASLQCCESSKNKARMDSQSEAVAIQAIRNARGNSLCVDCGAPNPTWASLNLGALICIECSGIHRNLGTHVSRVRSLDLDDWPRELTLVLTAIGNATANSIWEQNPRGRCKPTHESSREERESWIRAKYEQRLFLAPLPVAEAPLAERLLEAVREQDLPTVLLLLAHSHKDQLNVAMADTDRRTALHLACDTAQVVVTQLLVWYGADVRARDGHGRTALFYARRAGSRECADILLQHGCPGEGPGSPPTPGSPPIPGPPTPGGPPTPGPRRRSSCASVGPCEPRSALV; translated from the exons AGGCCTTGGTGAACAGCCAGGAGTGGACCCTGGGCCGCTCTATCCCTGAGATCCGCCTG GGGGTCCTCGGCAGCAGCAAGAGCGGGAAGTCGGCGCTCGTCCACCGGTTCCTTACCGGCTCCTATGTGGGCCTGGAGCCCACTGAGA GTGGACAGTTCAAGCGGGAGGTGACGGTTGATGgccagagccacctcctgcTCATCCGGGAGGAGGCCGGCACCCCGGACGCACAG TTTGCCAGCTGGGCGGACGCCGTCATCTTCGTCTTTAGCCTGGAGAGTGAGAGCAGCTTTGAGGAGGTGGCGCAGCTGCACGCGCTGCTCAGCGACCTCCGCGGCACCAGCGACGTGGCCCTGGCGCTGGTGGGCACCCAGG ACAAGATCAGCTCGTCCAGCCCGCGAGTGGTGGAGGACACACGCGCCCGGGCGCTCTGCGGGGACATGCGGCGCTGCCTCTACTACGAGACCTGCGCCACGTACGGCCTCAACGTGGACCGGGTCTTCACTGAGG TGGCCCAGAAGGCCGTGGCgctgaagaagcagcagcagatgatgGCGTCCTGCaaatccctgcccagctccccgAGCCACTCTGCTGCCTCCACCCCCGTGGGAGGCGTCCACCCCGGCCAG ACCAGCAATGGTGGCCACACCAGCGACTACTCGTCCTCACTGCCATCCACCCCCAACGTGAGCCACCGGGAGCTGCGCAGTGAGACCCCGGCCCCCCTGGGCACCCCCAGCTCGCTGCACCGCGGGGCCAAGCGCCGTACCAGCCTCTTCGCC ACACGCCGTGGCAGCGACTCTGAGAAGCGCAGCCTGGACAGCCGCGGCGAGGTGGCTGGCAGTGGCCGTGCCATCCCCATCAAACAG agcttCCTGCTGAAGCGCAGCGGCAACTCCCTGAACAAGGAGTGGAAGAAGAAATACGTGACCCTGTCCAGCAATGGCCTCCTCTTCTACCACCCCAGCATCAAT GACTACATCCACAGCACCCACGGGAAGGAGATGGACCTGCTCCGCACCACGGTCAAGGTGCCCGGGAAGCGCCCGCCCCGCGCCATCTCTGCCTGTGGCCCCTCAGCCAGCATCAACGGGCTGCTGCGGGACCCTGAGCCGGGCG CTGGTGTGCCCTCTGTGGGGCTGAGCCTCCCCCCCGAGCCGGGGCTGAAGGTGGTGGGCAAGGGGTCACTGCAGCGCTGCGCCTCCGCCTCCGGCGCCAAGCTCGCCTCAG AGTCCCCCTTGTCCTTCGAGGCcgtgtccagccctggcagcgCAGGCAGGGACCCTCCACCATCACCACTGGTGGACAGGAAGAAGCACCGGCGGAAGAAGCTGATGACGCCTTCCAAGACCGAGGGCTCGGGTGGGCAGGCAGAAG CCAAGCGCAAAATGTGGAAATTAAAAAGTTTTGGTAgtttaagaaatatttataaaacag aggaggagaaCTTTGAGTTTCTGATCGTGTCAAGCACGGGGCAGACGTGGCACTTCGAGGCGGGCAGCTTCGAGGAGCGCGACGCGTGGGTGCAGGCCATCGAGAGCCAGATCCTGGCCAGCCTGCAGTGCTGCGAGAGCAGCAAGAACAAG GCACGCATGGACAGCCAGAGTGAGGCCGTGGCCATCCAGGCCATCCGCAATGCCCGTGGGAACTCGCTCTGCGTGGACTGCGGGGCACCCA ACCCCACGTGGGCCAGCCTGAACCTGGGTGCCCTGATCTGCATCGAGTGCTCGGGCATCCACCGCAACCTGGGCACGCACGTGTCGCGTGTGCGCTCGCTGGACTTGGATGATTGGCCCCGGGAGCTGACCCTGGTGCTCACGGCCATCGGCAACGCCACCGCCAACAGCATCTGGGAGCAGAACCCTCGTGGCCGCTGCAAGCCCACCCACGAGTCCTCCCG ggaggagagggaatcGTGGATTCGTGCCAAGTACGAGCAGCGGCTGTTCCTGGCACCGCTGCCCGTGGCTGAGGCGCCGCTGGCCGAGCGGCTGCTGGAGGCCGTGCGAGAGCAGGACCTGCCCacggtgctgctgctgctggcccacAGCCACAAGGACCAGCTCAACGTGGCCATGGCAGACACGGATCGGCGCACAGCGCTGCACCTGGCCTGTGACACCGCCCAGGTGGTCGTCACCCAGCTCCTGGTGTGG TACGGGGCCGATGTGCGGGCACGGGATGGCCACGGCCGCACCGCGCTGTTCTACGCCCGCCGCGCCGGCAGCCGCGAGTGCGCGGACATCCTGCTGCAACACGGCTGTCCCGGAGAGGGGCCCGGCAGCCCCCCGACCCCCGGCAGCCCCCCGATCCCGGGCCCTCCCACCCCCGGCGGTCCCCCGAcccccgggccccgccgccgcaGCAGCTGCGCCAGCGTGGGCCCCTGCGAGCCCCGGTCCGCCCTCGTATAG